A single region of the Vespula pensylvanica isolate Volc-1 chromosome 8, ASM1446617v1, whole genome shotgun sequence genome encodes:
- the LOC122630989 gene encoding calcineurin B homologous protein 1 — translation MGNKSSLLLREEEIAQIQEATGFTPNQIERLYSRFTSLDRGDCGTLSREDFLRIPELAINPLGERIVNAFFDESGNDRVNFLQFMQVLAHFRPIKKNSPNRLNSRQEKLKFAFKMYDLDNDDLISKDELLAILHMMVGANISEEQLTSIAERTIVEADENGDGMISLEEFCKVLERTDVEQKMSIRFLS, via the exons ATGGGAAATAAATCGAGTCTTCTTTTACGTGAAGAAGAAATAGCTCAAATTCAAGAAGCAACAGGAT TTACTCCAAATCAGATTGAACGCTTATATAGTCGATTTACTAGTCTGGATCGTGGAGACTGTGGTACATTAAGTCGAGAAGATTTTCTAAGAATTCCTGAACTTGCAATAAATCCTCTCGGTGAAAGAATAGTAAATGCCTTTTTTGATGAAAGTGGTAATGATAGAGTTAACTTTTTACAGTTCATGCAAGTACTAGCACATTTTAGGCCAATCAAGAAAAATAGTCCTAACAGATTAAATTCGAGacaggaaaaattaaaat ttgcTTTTAAAATGTATGACTTGGATAACGATGACTTAATATCTAAAGATGAATTATTGGCTATTTTGCACATGATGGTTGGAGCTAACATTAG tgaGGAACAACTTACCAGCATTGCAGAACGTACAATTGTTGAAGCAGATGAAAATGGAGATGGTATGATATCTTTGGAAGAATTTTGCAAAGTATTAGAACGAACAGACGTTGAACAAAAAATGTCTATAAGATTTCTTAGCTAA